The following are from one region of the Amycolatopsis sp. QT-25 genome:
- a CDS encoding cupin domain-containing protein: MSDEEIVLGPLPKGITPANEALGSRVWNVFGHTYTMKSASESSFAFETFDPPGTGVPPHVHPRQDEHIYVLDGVFTLYIDGKWETAGPGDTVRMPRNLPHAYYNRGDVPTRALFWVSPAGQLASLFDKLDKTMSMEEGLSVASQYGVDFLPPGAVEGV; encoded by the coding sequence ATGTCAGACGAAGAGATCGTGCTCGGCCCGCTGCCGAAAGGGATCACCCCCGCGAACGAGGCCCTGGGGTCGAGGGTATGGAACGTGTTCGGCCATACCTACACGATGAAGTCAGCCAGCGAATCGAGTTTCGCGTTCGAGACGTTCGATCCTCCTGGCACCGGGGTGCCACCGCACGTGCATCCGCGGCAAGATGAGCACATTTACGTTCTGGACGGGGTCTTCACCCTCTACATCGACGGGAAGTGGGAGACAGCCGGCCCGGGTGACACCGTGCGGATGCCCAGAAATCTTCCGCATGCCTATTACAACCGTGGCGATGTGCCGACTCGAGCGTTGTTCTGGGTCAGCCCTGCCGGTCAGCTGGCTTCCTTGTTCGACAAGCTGGACAAGACCATGAGCATGGAAGAGGGGTTGAGTGTGGCGAGCCAGTATGGTGTGGACTTCCTTCCGCCAGGGGCCGTCGAGGGCGTCTGA
- a CDS encoding DUF3291 domain-containing protein, translating into MAAHHLAQLNVGTLKHPLDDPRTHGFTSMLDTLNDVADRSPGFVWRLVDEESNDATAIRTTLGADVIVNMSVWESRDSLWDYVYRSGHLDVLRRRAEWFELPKTAFQVMWWIPVGHVPTVEEAVERLRHLRAHGPSPSAFGFRDTYTPEDAGLGLVTTAGHDRRRTAG; encoded by the coding sequence ATGGCCGCACACCACCTCGCCCAGCTCAACGTGGGCACCCTGAAGCACCCACTGGACGACCCGCGCACGCACGGGTTCACGTCGATGCTGGACACCCTGAACGACGTCGCCGACCGGTCGCCCGGATTCGTGTGGCGACTGGTCGACGAAGAGAGCAACGACGCCACCGCGATCCGGACCACCCTCGGCGCGGACGTCATCGTGAACATGTCGGTCTGGGAGAGTCGCGACAGCCTGTGGGACTACGTCTACCGCAGCGGCCATCTGGATGTGCTCCGGCGCCGCGCTGAGTGGTTCGAGCTGCCGAAGACGGCGTTCCAGGTGATGTGGTGGATCCCGGTCGGCCACGTGCCCACCGTCGAAGAGGCGGTCGAGCGGCTACGACATTTGCGCGCGCACGGCCCATCGCCCAGCGCTTTCGGGTTCAGGGACACGTACACGCCCGAGGACGCGGGCCTCGGCCTCGTGACCACCGCCGGACACGACCGACGCCGGACCGCCGGCTGA
- a CDS encoding helix-turn-helix domain-containing protein: MEDIEAIVVLRDPVRRQLYEYVVAQDHEVSRNEAAEGAGIGRTLAAFHLDKLVDAGLLATESRRLTGRSGPGAGRPAKLYRRSGAEHLVSVPARDYRTAADLLAVVADGARLDVELRAAAVREGRAARATAGPIEDLDAVRAVLSVRGYEPRTDADGAVLRLANCPFHVLSERHPALICGMNLALLEGLIEDAEGLRARMDPQLGRCCVTVESSKSNED, from the coding sequence ATGGAGGACATCGAGGCGATCGTCGTGCTGCGGGACCCCGTCCGGCGGCAGCTGTACGAGTACGTGGTCGCCCAGGACCACGAGGTGAGCCGGAACGAGGCGGCCGAGGGTGCCGGGATCGGCCGCACGCTCGCCGCGTTCCATCTCGACAAGCTCGTCGACGCCGGGCTGCTCGCCACCGAGAGCCGGCGACTCACCGGGCGTTCTGGCCCGGGCGCCGGGCGGCCGGCCAAGCTCTACCGTCGGTCCGGCGCCGAACATCTCGTCTCGGTCCCCGCCCGGGACTACCGCACTGCCGCCGACCTGCTGGCCGTGGTGGCGGACGGCGCCCGGCTGGATGTCGAGCTGCGGGCCGCCGCTGTGCGGGAAGGACGAGCCGCGCGGGCCACCGCCGGACCGATCGAGGACCTCGACGCGGTGCGGGCCGTTCTGTCGGTGCGCGGCTACGAGCCGCGCACGGACGCGGACGGTGCCGTCCTTCGCCTGGCCAACTGCCCGTTCCATGTCCTCTCGGAGCGGCATCCCGCGCTGATCTGCGGCATGAACCTGGCGTTATTGGAAGGTCTCATCGAGGACGCCGAAGGACTGCGGGCCCGGATGGATCCGCAGCTCGGGAGATGCTGCGTCACCGTCGAGAGTTCTAAAAGTAACGAAGATTGA
- a CDS encoding SMI1/KNR4 family protein: MSAVEASERLIDLVRANPDLANHAEGCDELTVATAERVLGIPFPPSCRRLIEEFGTWDIAGEEFFGVYRTPALGKELLGSVMETLSARDQYGMPADLIVVMSDGMGGLVVLDSSQVDEVAESPVRVWNPGVPDRGSMETLGENFGLFALDLCQRAVTRWREGS; the protein is encoded by the coding sequence ATGAGCGCTGTCGAAGCGAGTGAGCGGCTGATTGATTTGGTGCGCGCCAATCCGGACTTGGCGAACCATGCAGAGGGTTGCGATGAACTGACAGTAGCGACTGCGGAGCGTGTGCTCGGTATTCCGTTTCCGCCGTCCTGTCGTCGCTTGATTGAAGAATTTGGCACCTGGGATATTGCCGGAGAAGAGTTCTTTGGCGTTTATCGGACTCCTGCATTGGGGAAAGAGTTGCTGGGGTCGGTTATGGAGACCTTGAGTGCTCGCGATCAGTACGGTATGCCTGCCGATCTCATTGTGGTGATGTCCGACGGCATGGGCGGCTTGGTCGTCCTCGATTCTTCACAGGTGGACGAGGTCGCTGAGTCTCCTGTCCGAGTTTGGAATCCCGGGGTGCCCGATCGCGGCAGCATGGAGACTCTTGGTGAAAATTTCGGCTTATTCGCCTTGGACCTCTGCCAGAGGGCAGTGACGCGATGGCGTGAGGGCAGCTAG